A stretch of the uncultured Trichococcus sp. genome encodes the following:
- a CDS encoding DUF3744 domain-containing protein — protein MRRPLISFQNFSFTYSDQKEPTLEELNVTIYEGEKILVLGPSGSGKTTFARCLTGVLPSEENGDASGNILFHHQVDQTVAPFEDFLPNEMKLIKKSLISHADQMGKFGVKQQIPFRSAEDLKKMDNWHDFLEKRPYLKRSFMKLSEQQLGDITMAGISLDGKPLILFDEPLANLDPNSGDLAMKFIDDLHRVSDTTVLIIEHRLEDVLAQPIDRILLFSGGRIIADATPEEILRTEILSDIGIREPLYITAMRYAGVDLDNVRELANVKKVNGPQLKEQMESWLNYLPQFRYPDHDEVLLELDGLSFKYPWNDEDIVDGAFLRIYKGEMISLVGANGAGKSTLSRLMTGEEKPQSGRIYWKGQEISDIDADEVENYVGYVPQNPKDSLSQETVYEEIALKLKQRDMPEEEIEKKVDEVAKVCGLKYIKDLPLSMLSFGQLKRVSIAAVLALDPELIILDEPAAGQDFSHYKDIMHFLQRIHQNGVTVVIVTHDMHLMLEYTRRAVVMAKGKIVADTSSAFVLINPRLIQIASLKETTLFTFANQIGMTDPYSFTEKFVYYDRAARLF, from the coding sequence ATGCGAAGACCACTGATATCTTTTCAGAACTTTAGTTTCACCTATTCAGATCAAAAGGAACCGACTTTGGAAGAACTGAATGTCACTATCTACGAAGGAGAAAAAATACTTGTGCTCGGCCCTAGCGGCTCGGGGAAAACGACTTTTGCCCGCTGCCTCACAGGCGTATTGCCGAGTGAAGAGAACGGCGATGCGAGTGGAAATATCCTCTTTCACCATCAGGTCGATCAAACAGTAGCCCCCTTTGAAGATTTTCTTCCGAATGAAATGAAGCTGATCAAGAAAAGTCTGATTTCCCACGCGGATCAAATGGGGAAATTTGGAGTGAAGCAACAAATACCGTTCCGCTCCGCTGAAGATTTGAAAAAAATGGACAATTGGCATGATTTTTTGGAGAAACGCCCTTATCTGAAGCGCAGTTTCATGAAACTGTCGGAACAACAACTGGGTGATATCACGATGGCCGGAATCTCGTTGGATGGGAAACCGTTGATTTTATTCGATGAACCATTAGCGAATCTGGACCCGAACTCCGGGGATTTGGCCATGAAATTCATCGATGATCTGCACCGCGTCAGCGACACGACCGTCCTCATCATCGAACATAGGTTGGAAGATGTCCTGGCACAGCCGATCGATCGTATCTTGCTGTTTTCCGGTGGGCGGATCATCGCGGACGCAACGCCGGAGGAGATACTCCGCACCGAAATTTTGAGCGATATCGGCATCAGGGAACCGCTGTACATCACAGCAATGCGCTATGCCGGAGTCGATCTGGACAATGTCCGGGAGCTGGCGAACGTAAAGAAAGTGAATGGGCCGCAATTAAAGGAACAAATGGAGAGTTGGCTGAATTATTTGCCGCAATTCCGCTATCCCGATCATGATGAAGTACTTCTGGAATTGGATGGCTTATCATTCAAATATCCTTGGAATGACGAGGATATCGTCGATGGAGCCTTTCTCCGCATCTATAAAGGGGAAATGATCAGCCTTGTCGGTGCGAACGGTGCCGGCAAATCGACACTTTCCCGTTTGATGACCGGGGAGGAAAAACCGCAGAGTGGCCGGATCTACTGGAAAGGCCAGGAAATCAGCGATATCGATGCGGATGAAGTTGAAAACTATGTCGGCTACGTTCCGCAGAACCCGAAAGACAGCCTGTCACAGGAAACCGTGTATGAAGAGATTGCTTTGAAACTGAAGCAGCGTGATATGCCTGAAGAAGAGATCGAAAAGAAAGTCGATGAAGTTGCGAAAGTTTGCGGGCTGAAATACATCAAAGACTTGCCGTTATCGATGCTGAGTTTCGGTCAACTGAAAAGGGTGTCGATCGCAGCCGTCTTGGCGTTGGATCCGGAGTTGATCATCTTGGATGAGCCGGCGGCGGGGCAGGACTTCAGTCATTACAAAGACATCATGCATTTCCTCCAGCGGATCCATCAGAACGGTGTGACCGTCGTGATCGTAACGCATGATATGCATCTGATGCTTGAATACACCCGCAGAGCGGTCGTCATGGCAAAAGGGAAAATCGTGGCCGATACGAGTTCGGCCTTTGTCCTGATCAATCCGAGGCTGATCCAGATTGCCTCATTGAAAGAGACAACCTTGTTCACCTTCGCCAATCAGATCGGAATGACGGACCCCTATTCCTTTACGGAGAAATTTGTCTATTACGACCGGGCTGCGCGTCTGTTCTGA
- a CDS encoding ABC transporter ATP-binding protein, whose product MTDKPIITLENVKKVYDDETVLHDINFELEKGKFYTLLGPSGCGKTTILRLIAGFADATEGIIKINEEVVNDIPANRRKVNTVFQDYALFPHMNVFDNIAFGLTIKKMPKEQIKQKVEEALKMVQLEGYENREISEMSGGQQQRVAIARAIVNEPDVLLLDEPLSALDLKLRTDMQYELRELQQRLGITFIFVTHDQEEALAMSDWIFVMNKGAIVQSGTPVDIYDEPIDRFVADFIGESNIVPGTMVEDYKVRFVGKEFECSDAGITPGEKIEIVIRPEDLELTTVENGKLVVNIDTQLFRGVHYEIIGYDKDGNEWMIHSTKSAEIGKDVGLHFGPQDIHVMRLGESEEEFDARLESYEE is encoded by the coding sequence ATGACTGATAAACCGATCATCACTTTGGAGAATGTAAAAAAAGTCTACGATGATGAAACTGTATTGCACGATATTAACTTTGAACTTGAGAAAGGCAAATTCTATACTCTGTTGGGCCCCTCAGGTTGCGGGAAAACGACAATTCTGCGTTTGATTGCAGGATTCGCGGACGCTACAGAAGGTATCATCAAGATCAATGAGGAAGTAGTGAATGACATACCAGCGAACCGACGCAAAGTCAATACGGTTTTCCAGGACTACGCCTTGTTTCCCCACATGAACGTTTTCGACAACATCGCATTCGGGTTGACGATCAAGAAAATGCCCAAAGAGCAGATCAAGCAAAAAGTGGAGGAAGCCCTGAAAATGGTCCAGCTTGAGGGCTACGAAAACCGTGAAATCAGCGAAATGTCAGGCGGCCAACAACAGCGGGTTGCAATCGCCAGGGCAATTGTAAACGAACCGGATGTGTTGCTGTTGGATGAGCCGTTGTCGGCGTTGGACTTGAAGCTGCGCACGGACATGCAGTACGAACTGAGGGAACTGCAGCAGCGCCTCGGTATCACTTTTATTTTTGTCACGCACGATCAGGAAGAAGCATTGGCCATGAGCGACTGGATTTTCGTCATGAACAAAGGTGCTATCGTCCAGAGCGGCACACCTGTGGATATTTACGACGAGCCGATCGACCGATTCGTGGCAGATTTCATCGGTGAAAGCAATATCGTTCCGGGTACGATGGTTGAGGATTATAAAGTCCGCTTCGTGGGCAAAGAGTTCGAATGTTCCGATGCCGGCATCACACCGGGTGAAAAAATCGAAATTGTCATCCGTCCGGAAGATCTGGAACTGACGACTGTCGAAAACGGTAAACTGGTCGTGAATATTGATACACAATTGTTCCGCGGCGTCCACTATGAGATCATCGGTTACGACAAGGATGGAAACGAATGGATGATCCATTCCACTAAGAGCGCAGAAATCGGCAAAGATGTCGGGCTTCACTTCGGGCCACAGGACATCCACGTCATGCGCCTGGGCGAATCCGAAGAAGAGTTCGATGCCCGTCTCGAAAGCTATGAAGAGTAG
- a CDS encoding ABC transporter permease: MTKNSRAFYSVPYVLWLGLFVISPMLLILYQSFFDITGAFTFSNYANYFSSGNYLRMTLNSFLYAFIITLVTFLISYPTALFLSRTKHKQLWLSLIILPTWINLLLKAYAFIGLFSQSGTVNQFLGFMGISPQQILFTDFSFIFVAAYIELPFMILPIFNSIEELKPSLIVASEDLGATRMQTLTRVIFPLTLSGVRSGFQAVFIPSLSLFMLTRLIGGNRVITLGTAVEQHFLVTQNWGMGSTIGVILIISMIAIMSLTSDKKKKGRGSK; this comes from the coding sequence ATGACGAAAAATTCTAGAGCGTTCTATTCCGTTCCTTACGTGCTTTGGTTGGGGCTGTTTGTTATTTCACCGATGTTGTTGATCCTGTACCAGTCCTTTTTCGACATCACCGGGGCCTTCACTTTTTCCAACTACGCAAATTATTTCAGTTCGGGAAATTATCTGCGGATGACCTTGAATTCGTTCCTCTATGCGTTCATCATCACGCTTGTGACATTCCTGATCAGCTATCCGACCGCGCTGTTCCTGAGCCGGACAAAGCACAAGCAGCTTTGGCTGTCCTTGATCATTCTGCCGACCTGGATCAATCTGCTGTTGAAGGCTTATGCCTTCATCGGTTTGTTCAGCCAGAGCGGAACAGTGAATCAATTCCTTGGCTTCATGGGGATAAGTCCCCAGCAGATTCTGTTCACGGACTTCAGTTTCATTTTTGTGGCGGCCTACATCGAGCTGCCTTTCATGATCCTGCCGATCTTCAATTCGATCGAAGAACTGAAGCCGTCTCTTATCGTAGCCAGCGAAGACTTGGGTGCGACAAGGATGCAGACTTTGACCCGGGTCATCTTTCCTTTGACGCTGAGCGGTGTCCGCAGCGGCTTTCAGGCCGTCTTCATTCCGTCGCTGTCGTTGTTCATGCTGACGCGGCTGATCGGCGGTAATCGGGTAATCACACTGGGAACCGCTGTGGAACAGCATTTCCTGGTCACCCAGAACTGGGGGATGGGCTCCACGATCGGTGTCATCCTGATCATCAGCATGATCGCCATCATGTCCCTGACGAGCGACAAAAAGAAGAAGGGCAGGGGATCTAAATGA
- a CDS encoding ABC transporter permease yields the protein MKGTANTKWNNAFLGLVFTILYLPIFYLIFYSFNAGGTMNDFTGFTWEHYQAVLEDTRLIGIVLNTFLVALLSALIATAIGTMGAIFIYYTKKRSTKNAFLSLNNVLMVSPDVIIGASLLILFTMLGFSLGFSSVLLSHIAFSIPIVVLMVLPKLYEMNDSMISAAQDLGASSGQVFGRILIPSITPGILSGFFMAFTYSLDDFAVTFFVTGNGFTTLAVEIYSRARRGVSLEINALSALMFLFTLLLVLGYYFIQQYGHNKRAQQMKAIGKRVGSERMVKKG from the coding sequence ATGAAGGGAACAGCCAACACGAAGTGGAACAATGCCTTTCTTGGGCTCGTCTTCACGATTCTGTATCTGCCGATTTTTTATCTGATTTTTTATTCGTTCAATGCCGGCGGGACCATGAACGATTTCACCGGCTTCACGTGGGAGCATTACCAGGCCGTGCTTGAGGATACGCGTTTGATCGGCATCGTTCTGAATACGTTTCTGGTAGCCTTGCTGTCTGCTCTCATCGCGACTGCTATAGGAACGATGGGTGCAATCTTCATCTACTACACGAAAAAGCGCAGCACCAAGAATGCGTTCTTGAGCCTGAACAACGTGCTGATGGTTTCGCCTGATGTCATCATCGGCGCCAGCCTGCTGATCCTCTTCACGATGCTCGGCTTCTCGCTCGGCTTCTCATCCGTGCTGCTCTCGCACATCGCTTTTTCGATTCCGATCGTCGTGCTGATGGTGCTGCCGAAGCTTTATGAGATGAACGATTCGATGATCAGTGCGGCTCAGGATTTGGGCGCCAGCAGCGGCCAAGTGTTCGGCCGAATACTGATCCCTAGCATCACTCCGGGAATCCTGAGCGGGTTCTTTATGGCTTTCACGTATTCCTTGGATGATTTTGCGGTGACTTTTTTCGTGACCGGGAACGGCTTCACCACTTTGGCGGTGGAAATCTATTCGCGGGCCCGCCGTGGTGTCAGCCTGGAAATCAATGCCCTCAGTGCGCTGATGTTCCTGTTTACGCTGCTTTTGGTCCTGGGCTACTATTTCATTCAACAGTACGGACACAATAAACGTGCGCAACAAATGAAGGCGATCGGAAAACGCGTCGGTTCGGAACGGATGGTGAAAAAAGGATGA
- a CDS encoding ABC transporter substrate-binding protein, translated as MKKLMGMVAVILLACAAIALGINALNRAQGFSDGNTLTIYNWGDYIEPELITKFEEETGYKVSYETFDSNEAMYTKVKQGGTAYDLSIPSEYMIDKMAEEDLLIALDHSKIEGLENIDPRFLDLPFDEGNKYSIPYFWGTLGIIYNDKMVTEKITSWSDLWDPVYANSLLLIDGAREVMGLGLQSEGYSLNETDPVILGEIAEKLKGITQNVKAIVADEIKMYMIQEEAAIAVTFSGEASEMLWENEHLHYVIPEEGSNLWFDNIVIPKTAKNIDGAYAFINFMLEPENAAINAEYVGYATPNQNAIGLMDPEITSDEQFYPSDEIMDKLEVYENLGAKTLGTYNDLFLEVKMYRK; from the coding sequence ATGAAAAAATTAATGGGAATGGTGGCCGTTATCTTGCTTGCTTGTGCGGCAATCGCTTTAGGAATCAACGCTTTGAACAGAGCGCAAGGCTTTTCGGACGGGAATACGCTGACGATCTACAACTGGGGGGATTATATCGAACCGGAACTGATCACGAAATTCGAAGAGGAGACAGGCTATAAAGTGTCTTATGAGACGTTCGATTCGAACGAGGCGATGTACACCAAAGTAAAACAAGGCGGAACGGCTTACGATCTGAGTATCCCTTCAGAGTACATGATCGACAAGATGGCTGAAGAAGACCTTCTGATCGCGCTGGACCACTCGAAGATCGAGGGGCTGGAAAATATTGATCCGCGTTTCCTGGATTTGCCGTTCGATGAAGGCAACAAGTACTCCATCCCTTATTTCTGGGGAACCTTGGGCATCATCTATAATGACAAAATGGTGACGGAAAAAATCACTTCTTGGTCGGATCTTTGGGATCCGGTCTATGCGAACAGTCTGCTTTTGATCGATGGAGCGCGGGAAGTGATGGGGCTAGGCCTCCAAAGTGAAGGCTACTCGCTCAATGAAACGGACCCGGTCATTTTGGGAGAAATCGCTGAGAAACTCAAAGGTATTACCCAGAATGTCAAAGCCATCGTTGCCGACGAAATCAAGATGTACATGATTCAGGAAGAGGCTGCCATCGCGGTCACTTTCTCAGGTGAAGCCAGCGAGATGCTTTGGGAAAACGAACATCTCCATTATGTGATACCGGAAGAGGGTTCCAATCTGTGGTTCGATAATATCGTCATCCCCAAGACCGCTAAGAACATCGATGGCGCCTATGCTTTCATCAATTTCATGCTGGAACCTGAAAATGCGGCCATCAACGCGGAATATGTCGGCTACGCCACACCGAACCAAAATGCCATCGGACTGATGGATCCCGAAATCACCAGCGACGAGCAATTCTACCCGTCCGACGAAATCATGGACAAACTCGAAGTCTACGAAAACCTGGGAGCTAAAACCCTAGGGACGTATAACGATTTGTTTCTGGAAGTCAAAATGTACAGGAAATAA
- a CDS encoding zeta toxin family protein, whose protein sequence is MGIDDPYLDFAKVNKSQFIERIIEGKTPDGERDAVFMAGSPGAGKTEVASGLAENYDNHVVIDADYYRTQFPDYNGKNSSLFQKASSWLVEQSLRYVLENGYSFILDATFAILSAEKNITRALKNGFRVTIFYVYQDPKIAWEFTREREIAEGRHVPKQTFINAFHKSRENIEKVKERYPEIALHIIIKDYQNNISEIHFDTDNVGLVLPLRYTSKELEDELHD, encoded by the coding sequence TTGGGCATCGATGACCCATATTTAGATTTTGCCAAGGTAAATAAAAGTCAGTTCATTGAACGTATTATCGAAGGAAAAACTCCAGATGGTGAAAGAGATGCTGTGTTTATGGCTGGAAGTCCAGGAGCCGGAAAAACAGAAGTTGCATCAGGATTAGCTGAAAATTATGATAATCACGTTGTTATTGATGCTGATTATTATAGAACTCAATTTCCGGACTACAACGGGAAAAACTCTAGTCTTTTTCAAAAAGCTTCTTCCTGGTTAGTTGAACAATCTTTAAGGTATGTGCTAGAAAATGGCTATTCTTTTATATTGGATGCAACTTTTGCGATTCTTAGTGCAGAAAAGAACATTACACGGGCGTTGAAAAATGGTTTCCGAGTAACCATTTTCTATGTTTATCAAGACCCCAAAATTGCCTGGGAATTTACTCGAGAACGTGAAATAGCGGAAGGCCGCCATGTTCCGAAGCAAACCTTCATCAATGCCTTTCACAAATCAAGAGAAAATATTGAGAAGGTTAAAGAGAGATATCCTGAAATTGCGCTTCATATTATTATTAAGGATTATCAAAATAATATCTCTGAAATTCATTTTGATACAGATAATGTTGGTTTAGTGCTGCCATTACGGTATACTTCAAAAGAATTGGAGGATGAGTTACATGACTGA
- a CDS encoding Rid family detoxifying hydrolase, translated as MTKFISTDKAPAAIGPYSQGTRKNGFIFSSGQLPIDMETKELVTDPAAATTASLNNVLTIVKAGGGSLESIVKVNVFVKDINDFDAINGAYTAFFGEHKPARSLVQVAALPKDAVIEIEAIAVKD; from the coding sequence TTGACTAAATTCATCAGTACAGACAAAGCGCCCGCAGCAATCGGGCCTTATTCGCAAGGAACCAGAAAGAACGGCTTCATCTTCTCATCCGGCCAATTACCGATCGACATGGAAACGAAGGAGCTTGTAACAGACCCGGCGGCAGCGACAACAGCCAGCCTGAATAATGTGTTGACAATCGTCAAAGCGGGCGGTGGCTCGTTGGAATCGATCGTGAAAGTGAATGTGTTCGTGAAGGACATCAATGATTTCGACGCCATCAACGGCGCGTACACTGCATTTTTCGGCGAACATAAACCAGCCCGCTCTTTGGTGCAGGTTGCCGCTTTACCGAAAGATGCCGTCATCGAAATCGAAGCAATCGCAGTGAAAGACTAA
- the sdaAA gene encoding L-serine ammonia-lyase, iron-sulfur-dependent, subunit alpha has translation MYNKIAELVTAAEESGKPISELMLLQEMAKSHRTRADIWEQMRNNYHVMKAAVEKGLAGNGVFSPTGLTGGEAVKMRNYRLRGKTLSGNDLLIAVESALATNEVNASLGIICATPTAGSSGTLPGVMFAIKDKLELTEDQMVQMLFCASGFGMVIANNAMIAGAAGGCQAEVGSASGMAAAAAVEIAGGTPEQASEAMAMAISNLLGLVCDPVAGLVEIPCVKRNAIGAVNALISADMALAGLTNKIPADDVIEAMRKVGKNLPASLRETGLGGLAASREGVRLKMMIFGQELEVKPEWVDDQPPVKTNPFE, from the coding sequence ATGGCCAAGAGCCACCGGACGCGCGCGGATATTTGGGAACAGATGCGCAACAATTACCACGTCATGAAAGCCGCAGTCGAAAAAGGTTTGGCTGGCAATGGCGTGTTTTCCCCCACTGGATTGACCGGCGGCGAAGCCGTGAAAATGCGGAACTACCGTTTGCGCGGCAAGACGCTTTCAGGGAACGACCTGCTGATCGCGGTGGAGAGCGCCCTTGCCACGAACGAAGTCAATGCTTCCTTGGGCATCATCTGCGCCACCCCTACCGCTGGTTCATCGGGGACTTTGCCGGGTGTTATGTTCGCCATCAAGGACAAACTGGAGCTCACGGAGGATCAGATGGTCCAAATGCTGTTCTGTGCCAGCGGCTTTGGCATGGTGATCGCAAACAATGCCATGATTGCCGGTGCCGCCGGAGGATGTCAAGCCGAAGTCGGGAGCGCATCCGGGATGGCGGCCGCTGCGGCTGTCGAAATCGCGGGTGGAACCCCGGAGCAAGCATCTGAAGCGATGGCAATGGCCATCAGTAATCTGCTCGGCCTTGTCTGCGATCCTGTAGCCGGTCTTGTGGAGATTCCTTGCGTCAAGCGCAACGCGATCGGTGCGGTCAATGCCCTGATCAGCGCGGATATGGCCTTGGCCGGACTGACAAACAAAATCCCCGCCGATGATGTGATCGAAGCGATGCGCAAAGTCGGAAAGAACCTTCCCGCCTCCTTGCGTGAAACCGGTTTGGGCGGCCTCGCAGCAAGCCGCGAAGGTGTCCGCCTGAAAATGATGATTTTCGGACAGGAACTGGAAGTCAAGCCGGAATGGGTCGATGACCAGCCACCAGTCAAAACGAATCCGTTCGAATAA